In a single window of the Amia ocellicauda isolate fAmiCal2 chromosome 20, fAmiCal2.hap1, whole genome shotgun sequence genome:
- the LOC136715532 gene encoding zinc metalloproteinase nas-5 isoform X3, with protein sequence MCSSVFDFQGGKDDKVVKARPVRRDSRTFQISLDSKENKDEIIEINRGLLKDKTSSQIPLMEGDIILEETRGSDTLIKWPKSSDGLVRVPYILSKSYSSLNVKKITDAFADFQQYTCIRLVPRNGEIDYIAFNPLSGCYSNVGQTGGEQVVSLNDLCLSVEGNGTVQHELLHVLGFWHEHSRNDRDSFIDIIWSNIWLGYSFNFLTRETNSLVPYDYGSVMHYSPLAFSMNGNPTIVPKSKSAMIGQRTKLSRLDIQKVNLLYECAKVSVPDNVSTLKMAIKTAVNKWIDSAVPSLENDRAGCAPVEASLCDFEHGLSGWELNTAVCRWTVHRGPTRFLATGPERNVTLHRCSAQNEGNFLYINGCNTNVPDKAQLVSILLQGPSCISFMYQMNGPPDGSASLKVYKRSSAGTELLWTAKNGTRWSFESVRILSDVCDTYQVVFEGVTDSPSSEAAIDDVRVQTECYVYNEIIEAPCD encoded by the exons GTTTACTAAAGGACAAAACGTCAAGCCAGATACCTCTGATGGAAGGTGATATCATATTAGAA GAAACCCGAGGTTCGGACACCCTCATCAAATGGCCCAAATCTTCTGATGGCCTTGTGCGAGTCCCATATATCCTTTCCAAGTCTTATA GTTCATTGAACGTGAAGAAAATCACAGATGCTTTCGCAGATTTTCAGCAATACACATGTATTCGCTTAGTACCGAGGAATGGAGAAATAGACTATATTGCCTTTAACCCTTTGTCAgg GTGCTACTCCAATGTGGGACAAACAGGGGGTGAACAGGTTGTGTCCCTGAATGATCTGTGCCTGTCCGTTGAGGGAAACGGCACAGTGCAGCACGAGCTCCTTCATGTGCTGGGCTTCTGGCATGAACACTCCCGCAACGATCGCGACTCATTCATTGACATCATCTGGTCTAATATTTGGTTAG GGTATTCATTCAATTTTCTTACCAGAGAAACCAACAGTCTTGTACCGTATGACTATGGTTCTGTCATGCACTATTCACC GTTGGCTTTCAGTATGAACGGCAACCCAACTATTGTCCCCAAAAGTAAAAGTGCAATGATCGGACAACGGACTAAACTGAGCCGATTGGACATCCAGAAAGTGAACCTGCTCTACGAGTGTGCCAAAG TATCTGTTCCAGACAATGTATCCACACTTAAAATGGCAATAAAGACTGCTGTAAACAAATGGATCGACTCGGCCGTACCCAGTTTGGAAAATGACCGGGCTGGCTGTGCTCCAGTGGAGGCCTCTCTCTGTGATTTCGAGCACGGGCTCTCTGGATGGGAGCTGAACACTGCTGTCTGCAGATGGACTGTGCACAGGGGTCCCACGCGCTTTTTAGCCACAGGACCTGAACGCAATGTCACACTGCATCGCTGCAGTGCACAAAATGAAG GAAACTTTCTTtatataaatggctgtaataCTAATGTGCCTGATAAAGCACAGCTAGTCAGCATCTTGCTTCAAGGACCATCATGCATTTCCTTTATGTACCAGATGAATGGACCACCCGATG GGTCTGCATCTCTTAAAGTATACAAGCGGTCATCTGCAGGAACTGAACTCCTCTGGACAGCAAAAAATGGCACAAGGTGGAGTTTTGAGAGCGTCCGCATTCTCTCTGATGTGTGTGATACCTACCAG GTTGTCTTTGAGGGAGTAACTGACAGTCCCTCAAGTGAAGCTGCTATTGATGATGTACGTGTCCAGACAGAATGTTACGTCTATAATGAGATAATTGAAGCTCCTTGTGACTGA